A region from the Alphaproteobacteria bacterium genome encodes:
- the rfbC gene encoding dTDP-4-dehydrorhamnose 3,5-epimerase — protein MKFIKTEIDGVVIVEPHVFADARGYFMETYNADEFVANGIPNVFVQDNQSMSSYGVVRGLHCQTGVHAQAKLVRVLQGVVLDVAVDIRPGSPTFGRHVAVELSAENKRQLFIPRGFLHGFSVLSDVAVFAYKCDNLYAPGAEFGVRFDDPDIGIDWKIPADKIIVSDKDRKHGVLKDATDYGL, from the coding sequence ATGAAATTTATTAAGACTGAAATTGATGGCGTTGTTATTGTTGAACCGCATGTGTTTGCGGATGCACGTGGATATTTTATGGAAACATATAACGCGGATGAATTTGTGGCAAACGGTATTCCAAATGTGTTTGTCCAGGATAATCAATCCATGTCATCGTATGGGGTTGTGCGTGGTCTGCATTGTCAGACGGGCGTGCATGCCCAGGCAAAATTAGTGCGTGTGTTACAGGGGGTGGTTCTGGATGTGGCGGTCGATATTCGGCCCGGTTCGCCGACATTTGGGCGGCATGTGGCGGTGGAACTGAGTGCCGAAAACAAACGGCAATTGTTTATACCGCGTGGGTTTTTACATGGGTTTTCGGTGCTGTCAGATGTGGCGGTATTTGCGTATAAGTGTGATAATCTGTATGCGCCGGGTGCGGAATTTGGCGTGCGGTTTGATGACCCGGATATTGGAATTGACTGGAAAATACCGGCGGACAAAATCATTGTGTCGGACAAAGACAGAAAGCATGGGGTATTAAAAGATGCAACTGATTACGGGCTGTAA
- the rfbA gene encoding glucose-1-phosphate thymidylyltransferase RfbA: protein MKGIILAGGSGSRLYPMTQTISKQLLPVYDKPMIYYPLSTLMQFGILDVLIISTPNDTPNIERLFHDGAQLGMNIQYAVQDAPRGIAQAFTIGAEFIGADDVCLILGDNIFYMGGQLPDFVRIARENAGRCATIFAYHVSDPERFGVVEFDENFNAISIEEKPKNPKSNYASVGLYFYPSDVVEYARGLNPSARGEYEITDLNNIYLSQGRMSVVPMRRGNAWLDAGTPDSLMESGQFVQIIEKRQGLKIACIEEIAYAQGFIDDAQMRALIDALRPGIYRDYLEKVYREKHEIY from the coding sequence ATGAAGGGAATTATTCTGGCTGGGGGCAGTGGGTCGCGCCTGTATCCAATGACACAGACGATATCTAAACAGTTGTTGCCGGTATATGACAAGCCGATGATTTATTATCCGTTGTCAACGTTGATGCAGTTTGGAATTCTCGATGTGTTGATTATTTCAACGCCAAATGACACGCCGAATATTGAACGATTATTTCATGATGGGGCGCAACTGGGGATGAATATTCAATATGCGGTGCAGGATGCGCCGCGCGGTATTGCCCAGGCATTCACCATTGGCGCGGAATTTATCGGCGCGGATGATGTGTGTTTGATATTGGGGGATAATATATTCTATATGGGGGGACAATTGCCGGATTTTGTGCGTATAGCGCGGGAAAATGCAGGCAGATGCGCAACGATTTTTGCGTATCATGTGTCCGACCCAGAACGATTCGGTGTGGTGGAATTTGATGAAAATTTTAATGCCATTTCAATCGAAGAAAAACCAAAAAATCCAAAATCAAACTATGCGTCGGTGGGGCTGTATTTTTATCCCAGTGATGTTGTGGAATATGCGCGTGGGCTGAATCCGTCGGCACGTGGCGAATACGAGATTACAGATTTGAATAATATTTATCTGTCCCAGGGGCGAATGTCGGTTGTGCCAATGCGACGGGGTAATGCGTGGTTGGATGCGGGGACGCCAGACAGCCTGATGGAATCGGGACAGTTTGTTCAGATTATTGAAAAGCGTCAGGGGTTGAAAATTGCGTGCATCGAAGAAATCGCGTATGCCCAGGGATTTATTGATGATGCGCAAATGCGTGCATTAATAGATGCATTGCGGCCCGGAATATATCGGGATTATCTGGAAAAAGTATATAGGGAAAAGCATGAAATTTATTAA
- the rfbD gene encoding dTDP-4-dehydrorhamnose reductase, with amino-acid sequence MQLITGCNGQLGRELVARLPDAIAVGRDALDITDAVAVRNFVHENNIDVIINCAAYTAVDAAEDDVELATKINVDGVRNLAQTGAKIIHVSTDYVFDGMGHCPYAPDDETNPVSVYGRTKRAGELAALENTDVVVVIRTAWLYSTHGNNFVKTMRRLGAEKDSINVVADQIGSPTYAGDLADAIVKIIPQMTRENSGIYHFTNEGVCSWYDFACEIMEMSGLGCRVNPIKSHQYSTRAVRPFYSVLDKDKIKSIFGVEIEHWKKGLEKCIKQF; translated from the coding sequence ATGCAACTGATTACGGGCTGTAATGGGCAATTGGGGCGTGAATTAGTTGCACGTTTGCCAGATGCAATTGCGGTGGGGCGCGATGCGCTGGATATCACAGATGCGGTGGCGGTGCGTAATTTTGTGCACGAAAATAATATTGATGTAATCATAAACTGCGCGGCGTACACCGCCGTAGATGCGGCCGAAGACGATGTGGAATTGGCGACAAAAATCAATGTTGATGGGGTGCGAAACCTGGCCCAGACGGGGGCAAAAATTATTCATGTTTCCACAGACTATGTTTTTGATGGCATGGGGCATTGTCCATATGCGCCAGATGATGAAACAAATCCGGTGTCGGTATATGGGCGGACCAAGCGGGCAGGGGAATTGGCCGCGTTGGAAAATACGGATGTGGTGGTTGTTATTCGTACGGCGTGGCTGTACAGCACGCATGGGAATAACTTTGTAAAGACTATGCGGCGATTGGGTGCAGAAAAAGATTCAATCAATGTTGTCGCAGACCAGATTGGCAGTCCGACGTATGCGGGGGATTTGGCGGATGCGATTGTAAAAATTATTCCACAGATGACGCGTGAAAATTCCGGTATATATCACTTTACAAACGAAGGCGTGTGTTCGTGGTATGATTTCGCCTGTGAAATTATGGAAATGTCGGGACTGGGGTGTCGGGTAAATCCGATAAAATCCCACCAATATTCAACGCGTGCGGTGCGGCCGTTTTATAGTGTGCTGGATAAAGACAAGATTAAAAGTATATTTGGTGTTGAAATTGAACATTGGAAAAAGGGGCTGGAAAAATGCATAAAACAATTTTAA
- a CDS encoding DUF87 domain-containing protein translates to MAGKKSNNFLPDSISGMLKSLLARIFGALVFVLGAWAVWATLFYNPYLSGFGVAGTFGDQSIMGHVVGFVRYAVGAIPALFVFMCVARWGFMRMIALMGEGMPEYNFLRGFIAVCVGAAGFGLIMPSSAFGGIFGAIVANDLGRVMGNLSIIVGILCVAAFLWMGGSLLHIKWAHVRGALRIAWRTIRAIGAAFHLTGPVAAEVLDSPDDTTDTTEEVAEEEDVPQKKRRGLLSRRAPKKAAVAAATVAPVVTPKRVRAASQYQLPDPKLLEKSLFSKCSVTPELKQNARNMETHFAEYGVFGRVMGIKPGPIVTLYEFEPDTGMRIADITKTVKDMTRAMATENIRIAHIPSTSYIGVEMVNVTRQTVRYRSLMESDTFVDTKYKIPLALGVNIGGNPMYFDLAKMPHMLIAGRTGSGKSVFVQSIITSIVYHFTPDKCKLMIIDPKGVDFGFWDDIPHLITPIVKLDPAAAVNALKWAVREMEERYKQLQVLNARNIESYNEIAAEKRAAGEKMTKQVAVGTDPETGELLFETQEIDLSDIPYIVIVIDEVADLMSLARKDVEACVQRIAQKARAAGIHLVMATQRPDATTITGVIKANFPTRVSFQARSRIDSVTCLGEGGAEQLLACGDMLFSEAGRVPVRIHGAFIDDNELTKIGDFLRSQGAPEYVDGVTDEAGEGGAADMSGLPGAIPGGGASDKEADLYERAKECVIRDKKPTISYIQRRLQIGYNKAAGFMERMEQDGIVSAPDANNKRHIL, encoded by the coding sequence ATGGCAGGAAAGAAATCAAATAATTTTTTGCCCGATAGTATTTCGGGTATGTTGAAAAGTTTATTGGCGCGGATTTTTGGGGCGCTGGTGTTTGTGTTGGGCGCATGGGCGGTGTGGGCAACACTGTTTTATAATCCTTATTTGTCGGGATTTGGGGTGGCTGGAACATTTGGTGACCAGTCCATAATGGGGCATGTTGTTGGTTTTGTGCGCTATGCCGTTGGGGCAATACCTGCGTTGTTTGTGTTCATGTGTGTCGCACGTTGGGGATTTATGCGTATGATCGCACTGATGGGCGAAGGGATGCCTGAATATAATTTCCTGCGTGGTTTTATTGCGGTGTGTGTGGGGGCGGCCGGTTTTGGATTGATTATGCCGTCGTCTGCGTTTGGGGGTATTTTTGGTGCGATTGTTGCAAATGACCTGGGGCGGGTTATGGGGAATTTATCTATAATCGTCGGAATATTATGTGTTGCGGCCTTTCTGTGGATGGGGGGCAGTTTGTTGCATATTAAGTGGGCGCATGTGCGTGGTGCGTTGCGTATTGCGTGGCGCACAATTCGTGCGATTGGCGCAGCATTCCATTTAACAGGGCCGGTTGCCGCAGAAGTGCTGGACAGCCCAGATGATACAACAGACACCACAGAAGAAGTGGCAGAAGAAGAGGATGTGCCACAGAAAAAACGTCGTGGATTGCTGTCGCGTCGTGCACCGAAAAAGGCAGCCGTGGCGGCCGCGACAGTTGCGCCCGTTGTGACGCCAAAACGCGTGCGTGCGGCATCGCAATATCAGTTGCCAGATCCAAAATTGCTGGAAAAATCGCTGTTTAGCAAGTGTTCTGTGACGCCGGAATTAAAGCAAAATGCGCGGAATATGGAAACGCACTTTGCGGAATATGGGGTGTTTGGTCGGGTTATGGGAATTAAGCCGGGGCCGATTGTAACGCTGTATGAATTTGAGCCTGATACAGGTATGCGTATTGCAGATATTACCAAAACGGTCAAAGATATGACGCGCGCAATGGCGACTGAAAATATTCGTATCGCCCATATCCCCAGTACCAGTTATATTGGGGTCGAAATGGTAAATGTAACGCGTCAGACTGTGCGTTATCGCAGTTTGATGGAATCGGATACTTTTGTTGATACTAAATACAAAATCCCGCTGGCGTTGGGTGTGAATATTGGCGGTAATCCAATGTACTTTGATTTGGCGAAAATGCCGCACATGTTAATCGCAGGGCGCACAGGTTCTGGTAAGTCTGTGTTCGTTCAGTCGATTATTACATCAATTGTTTATCACTTTACGCCCGATAAGTGCAAGTTGATGATTATCGATCCTAAGGGGGTAGACTTTGGGTTCTGGGATGATATTCCGCATCTGATTACACCGATTGTAAAGTTAGACCCAGCGGCGGCGGTTAACGCACTGAAATGGGCGGTGCGTGAAATGGAAGAACGCTATAAACAATTACAGGTTTTAAATGCGCGCAATATCGAAAGTTATAATGAAATTGCGGCGGAAAAACGCGCGGCGGGCGAAAAAATGACAAAACAAGTCGCCGTTGGTACAGATCCAGAAACCGGGGAACTGTTATTCGAAACCCAGGAAATTGATTTGTCGGATATTCCATACATCGTCATTGTTATTGACGAGGTGGCCGACCTGATGAGTCTGGCGCGCAAGGATGTAGAGGCCTGTGTTCAGCGTATCGCACAAAAGGCGCGTGCGGCGGGTATCCACCTGGTGATGGCGACGCAAAGACCAGACGCAACGACGATTACCGGTGTTATCAAGGCGAATTTCCCAACGCGTGTGTCGTTCCAGGCGCGCAGTCGTATCGACAGTGTGACATGTCTGGGCGAAGGTGGTGCGGAACAATTGTTGGCGTGTGGTGATATGCTGTTTAGCGAAGCGGGGCGTGTGCCGGTGCGTATACACGGCGCGTTTATTGATGATAATGAATTAACAAAAATTGGGGATTTCCTGCGTTCACAGGGCGCGCCAGAATATGTGGATGGTGTGACGGACGAAGCCGGCGAAGGTGGTGCGGCAGATATGTCAGGATTGCCCGGCGCAATACCGGGGGGTGGCGCGTCGGATAAAGAAGCAGACCTGTATGAACGCGCCAAAGAATGTGTTATTCGCGATAAAAAGCCAACCATTTCATACATTCAGCGTCGTTTGCAGATTGGCTATAACAAGGCCGCCGGGTTTATGGAACGTATGGAACAGGATGGGATTGTGTCGGCGCCGGATGCGAATAACAAACGACACATCCTGTAA
- the rfbB gene encoding dTDP-glucose 4,6-dehydratase — protein MHKTILITGGAGFIGSNFVPYFCEKYPEYKIINLDKLTYAGNLENLRSCENMSNYSFVQGDICDADLVEKLFRENDVRGVIHFAAESHVDNSITGPRAFINTNIIGTFNLLDAARRHWMDAPGRIKPGYADARFHHISTDEVYGALGATGEFREDTPYAPNSPYSASKASSDFLVRAYHHTYGLNTTTSNCSNNYGPKQHDEKLIPHIISCALAGKPLPIYGRGENVRDWLYVMDHCRAIDLIYHNGRAGETYNVGGHNERNNITIVKTICSILDELRPRTDGKKYESQIEFVADRAGHDFRYAIDAAKLEQELGWRANETFDTGIVKTVKWYLDR, from the coding sequence ATGCATAAAACAATTTTAATTACAGGTGGGGCGGGGTTTATCGGTTCGAACTTTGTGCCATATTTTTGTGAAAAATATCCAGAATATAAAATTATCAATCTGGATAAATTGACATATGCGGGGAATTTAGAAAATCTGCGGTCGTGCGAAAATATGTCGAACTATTCATTCGTTCAGGGGGATATTTGTGATGCGGATTTGGTTGAAAAATTATTCCGTGAAAACGATGTGCGTGGTGTGATTCACTTTGCGGCGGAAAGTCATGTGGACAATTCAATCACGGGCCCGCGCGCGTTTATAAATACTAATATTATTGGAACGTTTAATTTGCTGGATGCGGCGCGACGGCATTGGATGGATGCGCCGGGGCGCATTAAGCCAGGGTATGCGGATGCGCGTTTTCATCATATTTCCACAGATGAAGTTTATGGTGCGCTGGGGGCAACAGGTGAATTTCGCGAAGACACGCCATATGCGCCGAACAGTCCGTATTCTGCATCCAAGGCATCGTCTGATTTCCTGGTGCGGGCGTATCATCATACATATGGGTTGAATACAACAACATCGAATTGTTCAAATAACTATGGGCCAAAGCAACATGATGAAAAATTAATTCCGCATATTATTTCGTGTGCGCTGGCGGGAAAGCCGTTGCCGATTTATGGGCGTGGGGAAAATGTGCGGGACTGGCTGTATGTGATGGATCATTGTCGGGCGATTGATTTGATTTATCACAATGGGCGTGCGGGTGAAACGTACAATGTTGGTGGGCATAATGAACGCAATAATATTACGATTGTTAAAACCATCTGTTCAATTCTGGATGAATTGCGTCCACGAACAGACGGCAAAAAGTATGAATCACAGATTGAATTTGTCGCTGATCGCGCGGGGCATGATTTTAGATATGCAATTGATGCAGCCAAGTTGGAACAGGAACTGGGGTGGCGCGCGAATGAAACATTTGATACGGGGATTGTCAAGACGGTTAAATGGTATCTGGACAGGTAA